The Iamia majanohamensis genome window below encodes:
- a CDS encoding Zn-dependent alcohol dehydrogenase produces the protein MRGIVWTGELEVRDDVEVRDVRADEVRVRVQNAGLCHSDVSVVNGTIPFPTPVVLGHEGAGVVEAVGDAVTTVSEGDHVVLTTMGFCGHCSACARGLPSHCRSGYGKLRAPFTVGGDKAFQFANAGVFAQTTVVKENQAVAIDPEVPLSAACLIGCAVVTGTGAVLNRAKVTHGESAVVIGVGGIGLNVLQGLRLSDAGPIIAVDANPAKEQAARQFGATHFIAAGPDVDTVAAIKDVVGNGVDHAFECVGHPALIRTAIDTLDWGGQCILLGVPKLGTEASFVVQDLYNDKSIMGCRYGTTRPHHDIPLYVDLYKSGRLLLDELVSATYPLDGVQDALQAMHDGTVNRAVLDLA, from the coding sequence ATGAGAGGCATCGTCTGGACCGGGGAGCTCGAGGTCAGGGATGACGTCGAGGTGCGGGACGTGCGGGCTGACGAGGTGCGGGTGCGCGTGCAGAACGCGGGGCTGTGCCACAGCGACGTCTCCGTGGTCAACGGCACCATCCCGTTCCCCACACCGGTCGTGCTCGGCCACGAGGGCGCCGGGGTGGTCGAGGCCGTGGGCGACGCCGTCACCACCGTTTCCGAGGGCGACCACGTCGTGCTCACCACCATGGGCTTCTGCGGCCACTGCTCGGCCTGCGCCCGAGGCCTGCCGTCGCACTGCCGCTCCGGCTACGGGAAGCTGCGGGCCCCGTTCACCGTCGGCGGCGACAAGGCCTTCCAGTTCGCCAACGCCGGCGTGTTCGCCCAGACCACGGTGGTCAAGGAGAACCAGGCCGTCGCCATCGACCCCGAGGTGCCCCTGTCGGCCGCCTGCCTGATCGGCTGCGCGGTGGTCACCGGCACCGGGGCGGTGCTCAACCGGGCCAAGGTGACCCACGGCGAGTCCGCCGTGGTCATCGGCGTGGGCGGCATCGGGCTCAACGTGCTCCAGGGCCTGCGGCTCTCCGACGCCGGGCCGATCATCGCCGTCGACGCCAACCCGGCCAAGGAGCAGGCCGCCCGCCAGTTCGGCGCCACCCACTTCATCGCGGCCGGGCCCGACGTCGACACCGTCGCCGCGATCAAGGACGTCGTCGGCAACGGGGTCGACCACGCCTTCGAGTGCGTGGGCCACCCCGCCCTCATCCGCACCGCCATCGACACCCTCGACTGGGGCGGTCAGTGCATCCTGCTGGGCGTGCCCAAGCTGGGCACCGAGGCGTCGTTCGTGGTCCAGGACCTCTACAACGACAAGTCGATCATGGGCTGCCGCTACGGGACCACCCGCCCGCACCACGACATCCCCCTCTACGTCGACCTCTACAAGAGCGGCCGCCTCCTCCTCGACGAGCTGGTGTCGGCCACCTACCCGCTCGACGGCGTGCAGGACGCCCTCCAGGCCATGCACGACGGCACCGTGAACCGCGCCGTGCTCGACCTGGCCTAG
- a CDS encoding AMP-binding protein, producing the protein MLEGRNLWELVEARAEATPNAVMTVDETGQTATFLEYRASVERVAAGLHADGVGAGDVVSWVLPTWHGSLVLAGALARLGAVQNPIIPIYRDREVGFVTRQAGTSLLVVPGEWRGFDFTAMAERLAAEDPDPPRILVAARSLPEGDPASLPPAPEPPAARADEPVTWLFYTSGTTADPKGARHSDGDLIVTARGMCDRMECREGDRNLMAFPVTHIAGPIWLMSSLMYGLTNVITEGFDPKATPALASKEDVTLAGSATFFHMAYLAAQRAHGEERLFPSLRLCPGGGAPKPPALHAEIADELGGMGIVSGWGLTEAPILTMGSVHDPDDKLATTEGRPMPGVLLRTVSLDGEVVGAGEEGELQAQAPQMMRGYLDGSLDAAGFDDGWFRTGDLGVIDEHGYVRITGRVKDVIIRKGENVSAAEVENLLYEHAKVSDVAVIGLPDAERGEMVCAVVAGPEGGEALTFDEMVAHLKEKGLRMQALPERLEVVDALPRNASGKIPKHELRATYSP; encoded by the coding sequence ATGCTCGAGGGACGCAACCTGTGGGAGCTCGTCGAGGCCCGGGCCGAGGCCACGCCGAACGCGGTCATGACCGTCGACGAGACGGGTCAGACCGCGACCTTCCTCGAGTACCGGGCCAGCGTCGAGCGAGTGGCCGCCGGCCTCCACGCCGACGGGGTGGGCGCCGGCGACGTGGTCTCGTGGGTGCTGCCCACCTGGCACGGCTCGCTCGTCCTCGCCGGCGCGCTGGCCCGCCTCGGTGCCGTGCAGAACCCCATCATCCCCATCTACCGCGACCGCGAGGTCGGCTTCGTCACCCGCCAGGCGGGCACCTCGCTGCTCGTGGTGCCGGGGGAGTGGCGGGGCTTCGACTTCACCGCCATGGCCGAGCGGCTGGCCGCGGAGGACCCGGACCCGCCCCGCATCCTGGTGGCCGCCCGCTCGCTGCCCGAGGGCGACCCGGCGTCGCTGCCCCCCGCACCCGAGCCGCCTGCCGCCCGGGCCGACGAGCCCGTGACCTGGCTCTTCTACACGTCCGGCACCACTGCCGACCCCAAGGGCGCCCGCCACTCCGACGGCGACCTCATCGTCACCGCCCGGGGCATGTGCGACCGCATGGAGTGCCGTGAGGGCGACCGCAACCTCATGGCCTTCCCGGTCACCCACATCGCCGGGCCCATCTGGCTCATGTCGAGCCTCATGTACGGGCTCACCAACGTGATCACCGAGGGCTTCGACCCCAAGGCCACCCCGGCGCTGGCGTCCAAGGAGGACGTCACCCTGGCCGGGTCGGCGACCTTCTTCCACATGGCCTACCTGGCGGCCCAGCGGGCCCACGGCGAGGAGAGGCTCTTCCCGAGCCTGCGGCTCTGCCCCGGGGGCGGGGCACCCAAGCCGCCGGCCCTCCACGCCGAGATCGCCGACGAGCTGGGCGGCATGGGCATCGTCTCGGGCTGGGGGCTCACCGAGGCCCCGATCCTCACCATGGGGTCGGTGCACGACCCCGACGACAAGCTGGCCACCACCGAGGGCCGCCCCATGCCGGGCGTGCTCCTGCGCACCGTCAGCCTCGACGGCGAGGTGGTCGGGGCGGGGGAGGAGGGCGAGCTCCAGGCCCAGGCCCCGCAGATGATGCGCGGCTACCTCGACGGCTCCCTCGACGCCGCCGGCTTCGACGACGGCTGGTTCCGCACCGGCGACCTCGGCGTCATCGACGAGCACGGCTACGTCCGCATCACCGGTCGGGTCAAGGACGTCATCATCCGCAAGGGCGAGAACGTCTCCGCGGCCGAGGTCGAGAACCTGCTCTACGAGCACGCCAAGGTGAGCGACGTCGCCGTGATCGGCCTGCCCGACGCCGAGCGGGGCGAGATGGTGTGCGCCGTGGTGGCCGGCCCCGAGGGGGGCGAGGCCCTCACCTTCGACGAGATGGTGGCCCACCTGAAGGAGAAGGGCCTCCGGATGCAGGCCCTGCCCGAGCGCCTCGAGGTGGTCGACGCCCTGCCCCGCAACGCCAGCGGCAAGATCCCGAAGCACGAGCTCCGGGCGACCTACAGTCCCTGA
- a CDS encoding SDR family NAD(P)-dependent oxidoreductase produces the protein MGMLDGKVAIVTGAGHGIGRGHAMELAKHGAKVVVNDLGGSVTGEGEGRDADQTVGIIEERGGEAVANYENVADHEGAGRMVAQAVDTWGRLDVLVTNAGIVRDSAIWNMSEADFDAVMAVHIKGMWSPCHHAARHWRSVNKETGQPVGGRVITTTSGAGLVGNFGQTNYATAKAGVAGFTQTLSLELWRLGVTVNAVGPAAATRITATMPGAPDVIEPDDVPEDEWNRMDPAVSSPLVAWLASDESSHVTGQVIRAVAEDIILMTGWTNGAQISNGGKRWDATKLGTQLATDVFGTRAPGLRY, from the coding sequence ATGGGCATGCTCGACGGCAAGGTCGCCATCGTCACCGGCGCCGGTCACGGGATCGGGCGGGGCCACGCCATGGAGCTGGCCAAGCACGGGGCCAAGGTCGTGGTCAACGACCTCGGCGGGTCGGTCACCGGCGAGGGCGAGGGCCGCGACGCGGACCAGACCGTCGGCATCATCGAGGAGCGGGGCGGCGAGGCCGTCGCCAACTACGAGAACGTGGCCGACCACGAGGGCGCCGGGCGCATGGTCGCCCAGGCCGTCGACACGTGGGGCCGCCTCGACGTGCTCGTCACCAACGCCGGGATCGTGCGCGACTCGGCCATCTGGAACATGAGCGAGGCCGACTTCGACGCGGTCATGGCGGTGCACATCAAGGGGATGTGGTCGCCGTGCCACCACGCCGCCCGGCACTGGCGGTCGGTGAACAAGGAGACGGGCCAGCCCGTCGGCGGCCGCGTGATCACCACCACCTCGGGCGCCGGCCTGGTCGGCAACTTCGGCCAGACCAACTACGCCACGGCCAAGGCGGGTGTGGCCGGCTTCACCCAGACCCTCAGCCTCGAGCTCTGGCGCCTGGGCGTGACGGTCAACGCCGTCGGCCCTGCGGCGGCCACCCGCATCACCGCCACCATGCCCGGCGCCCCCGACGTGATCGAGCCCGACGACGTGCCCGAGGACGAGTGGAACCGCATGGACCCGGCCGTGTCCTCGCCCCTGGTCGCCTGGCTGGCCAGCGACGAGAGCAGCCACGTCACCGGCCAGGTCATCCGGGCCGTGGCCGAGGACATCATCCTCATGACGGGCTGGACCAACGGGGCCCAGATTTCCAACGGCGGGAAGCGCTGGGACGCCACCAAGCTGGGCACCCAGCTGGCCACCGACGTCTTCGGCACCCGCGCCCCCGGCCTCCGCTACTGA
- a CDS encoding cystathionine gamma-synthase, with protein MTPDDPTDDRTDPDGPADPRAWAFATRAIHAGQDPLATTGDVVVPIHQTSTYAQDGVGGLRQGYEYSRSANPTRTALETCLASLEGGAPGTGLAFASGLAAEDTVLRALCAPGDHVVLADDAYGGTYRLLSGVAQRWGLDHGTALLGDLDAVAAAVTDRTRLVWCETPTNPLLGVADIAGLAELAHASGALLVVDNTFASPSLQQPLSLGADVVVHSTTKYLGGHSDVVGGAVVARDPEVVERLRYHQNAMGAIPGPFDCWLVLRGAKTLDVRMDRHCDNAQVVADTLAEHPAVAQVLHPGRADHPGFDLARRQMRRPGGMVSVRLRGGEEAALRLCERTRLFTLAESLGGVESLIEHPARMTHASAAGSALEVPSDLVRLSVGIEAVEDLLVDLDRALT; from the coding sequence ATGACGCCCGACGACCCCACCGACGACCGCACCGACCCCGACGGCCCGGCCGACCCCCGTGCGTGGGCGTTCGCCACCCGGGCCATCCACGCCGGCCAGGACCCGCTGGCCACCACCGGCGACGTCGTGGTGCCGATCCACCAGACCTCCACCTACGCCCAGGACGGGGTGGGTGGGCTCCGCCAGGGCTACGAGTACTCCCGATCCGCCAACCCGACCCGCACCGCCCTGGAGACCTGCCTGGCCTCCCTCGAGGGCGGGGCCCCGGGCACGGGCCTGGCCTTCGCCTCGGGCCTCGCCGCCGAGGACACCGTGCTGCGGGCGCTGTGCGCACCGGGCGACCACGTGGTGCTGGCCGACGACGCCTACGGCGGCACCTACCGGCTGCTCTCCGGCGTGGCCCAGCGCTGGGGCCTGGATCACGGCACGGCCCTGCTCGGCGACCTCGACGCAGTGGCCGCGGCCGTCACCGACCGGACCCGCCTGGTCTGGTGCGAGACGCCCACCAACCCGCTGCTGGGCGTGGCCGACATCGCCGGGCTGGCCGAGCTGGCCCACGCCTCCGGCGCGCTGCTGGTCGTCGACAACACCTTCGCCTCCCCCTCGCTCCAGCAGCCGCTCTCGCTCGGCGCCGACGTCGTGGTCCACTCGACGACCAAGTACCTGGGCGGGCACTCCGACGTGGTCGGCGGGGCCGTCGTCGCCCGCGACCCGGAGGTGGTGGAGCGGCTCCGGTACCACCAGAACGCCATGGGGGCCATCCCCGGCCCGTTCGACTGCTGGCTCGTGCTGCGGGGGGCCAAGACCCTCGACGTGCGGATGGACCGCCACTGCGACAACGCCCAGGTGGTGGCTGACACCCTGGCCGAGCACCCGGCCGTGGCCCAGGTCCTCCACCCCGGGCGCGCCGACCACCCCGGCTTCGACCTGGCCCGCCGGCAGATGCGGCGCCCCGGGGGGATGGTGAGCGTCCGCCTCCGGGGCGGCGAGGAGGCAGCCCTGCGGCTGTGCGAGCGCACCCGCCTGTTCACCCTGGCCGAGTCCCTGGGCGGGGTCGAGAGCCTCATCGAGCACCCGGCCCGCATGACCCACGCCTCCGCCGCCGGCTCGGCCCTGGAGGTGCCCTCGGACCTGGTCCGCCTGTCGGTGGGCATCGAGGCCGTCGAGGACCTCCTCGTCGACCTCGACCGGGCCCTCACCTGA
- a CDS encoding cyclase family protein: MSAPVPSPTLPAHVEEVRARVTNWGRWGDDDQRGTANLLDEAAARRGAASVRTGERISLALDLGPDSPQVGQPAHRTNPRLEMLIVNERDPHAPGVWASCDDEVTMLTCAGTHVDTLAHVSYDGLLWNGFPVSTISPEVGATVCGAETLSPMVTRGVLVDVARLRGAEALDEIDPGYALTGADLDEAYASAGLEPERGDVLLVRTGEVRHLKAGRRERYAMGDQYRFPGPSLHSVEWMHDHDVAGAFTDTYAGESFPPPSPDWSDTLCVHMLQLRDMGMLQGQNWDLEALAAQCAAERRADVLLVAAPEPIVGATSAPVAPVAVL; the protein is encoded by the coding sequence ATGAGCGCGCCGGTGCCGTCGCCGACCCTCCCTGCTCACGTCGAGGAGGTGCGGGCGCGGGTGACGAACTGGGGGCGCTGGGGCGACGACGACCAGCGGGGCACGGCCAACCTCCTCGACGAGGCCGCGGCCCGCCGGGGTGCCGCGTCGGTCCGGACCGGCGAGCGGATCTCCCTCGCCCTCGACCTGGGCCCCGACTCGCCCCAGGTCGGCCAGCCCGCCCACCGCACGAACCCGCGGCTGGAGATGCTGATCGTCAACGAGCGCGACCCCCACGCCCCGGGGGTGTGGGCCTCGTGCGACGACGAGGTCACCATGCTCACCTGCGCCGGCACCCACGTCGACACGCTCGCCCACGTGTCCTACGACGGGTTGCTCTGGAACGGCTTCCCGGTCTCGACGATCAGCCCGGAGGTGGGGGCGACGGTGTGCGGGGCCGAGACCCTCTCGCCGATGGTCACCCGGGGCGTCCTCGTCGACGTGGCCCGTCTGCGGGGGGCCGAGGCCCTCGACGAGATCGACCCCGGCTACGCCCTCACCGGCGCCGACCTGGACGAGGCCTACGCGTCCGCCGGCCTGGAGCCCGAGCGGGGCGACGTCCTCCTGGTGCGCACCGGCGAGGTGCGCCACCTGAAGGCGGGGCGGCGCGAGCGCTACGCCATGGGCGACCAGTACCGCTTCCCGGGGCCCTCGCTGCACTCGGTCGAGTGGATGCACGACCACGACGTCGCCGGGGCCTTCACCGACACCTACGCCGGGGAGTCCTTCCCGCCCCCGTCGCCCGACTGGAGCGACACGCTGTGCGTGCACATGCTCCAGCTCCGCGACATGGGGATGCTCCAGGGCCAGAACTGGGACCTGGAGGCGCTGGCCGCGCAGTGCGCGGCCGAGCGGCGGGCGGACGTGCTGCTGGTGGCCGCCCCCGAGCCCATCGTCGGCGCCACCAGCGCCCCCGTCGCCCCCGTCGCCGTCCTGTAG
- a CDS encoding LCCL domain-containing protein yields MTHRRRTVVALLSALALVLALAACGGDDDATEDTEDAPIATSDGSTEADGGSATTTGEGDEPRAGTEDDGSGDEGGGEDDGGDGEPIAGSDDDLPADEEAEGDGWAENPSQFRGRDGLRVAYACEPGGDLRTVWGTDTYTDDSSVCTAAVHQGVITQEDGGRVVVEIAPGQDSYEGTEANGVGSNDYGEWGGSFTFPTA; encoded by the coding sequence GTGACCCACCGCCGCCGGACCGTCGTGGCCCTGCTGTCCGCCCTCGCCCTCGTGCTGGCCCTGGCCGCCTGCGGAGGCGACGACGACGCCACCGAGGACACCGAGGACGCCCCCATCGCCACCTCCGACGGCTCGACCGAGGCCGACGGCGGGTCGGCGACCACCACCGGCGAGGGTGACGAGCCCCGGGCCGGCACCGAGGACGACGGGTCGGGGGACGAGGGTGGCGGCGAGGACGACGGCGGCGACGGCGAGCCCATCGCCGGCAGCGACGACGACCTCCCGGCCGACGAGGAGGCCGAGGGTGACGGCTGGGCCGAGAACCCCTCGCAGTTCCGCGGCCGCGACGGGCTCCGGGTCGCCTACGCGTGCGAGCCCGGCGGCGACCTCCGCACCGTCTGGGGCACCGACACCTACACCGACGACTCGTCGGTGTGCACCGCGGCGGTCCACCAGGGCGTCATCACCCAGGAGGACGGGGGGCGGGTCGTCGTCGAGATCGCCCCGGGCCAGGACTCCTACGAGGGCACCGAGGCCAACGGGGTGGGGTCCAACGACTACGGCGAGTGGGGCGGGAGCTTCACCTTCCCGACGGCCTGA
- a CDS encoding cystathionine beta-synthase: MQYAESVIDLIGDTPLVRLGRVAGDVAPLVLAKVEYLNPGASVKDRIAVRMVDAAEADGSLAPGGTIVEPTSGNTGIGLAIVAQQRGYRCTFVCPDKVSRDKVDVLRAYGAEVVVCPTAVDPSHPDSYYSVSDRLTREIPGAWKPDQYSNPANPASHHASTGPELWEQTDGRITHFVAGVGTGGTITGTGRYLKEVSDGRVQVVGADPVGSVYSGGDGRPYLVEGVGEDFWPATYDPSVPDRVIAVADRDSFLMTRRLAREEGLLVGGSCGMAVVAALEVAAGAGPDDVVVVLLPDGGRGYLSKIFDDGWMADYGFLDTSAGGPTVAEVFHQRSGERPSLVHVHPDETVGSAVAILREYGVSQMPVLTAEPPVRAAEVAGTISERDLLDRLVTGAATLDDAIEPHMSPPLPLIGGGESLPELLAALEGADAVLVVVDGTPRGVLTRQDVLGHLAQQ; encoded by the coding sequence ATGCAGTACGCCGAGTCCGTGATCGACCTCATCGGCGACACCCCGCTGGTGCGCCTGGGCCGGGTGGCCGGCGACGTGGCGCCCCTGGTGCTGGCCAAGGTCGAGTACCTCAACCCGGGGGCGTCGGTGAAGGACCGCATCGCGGTGCGGATGGTCGACGCGGCCGAGGCTGACGGGTCGCTGGCCCCGGGCGGCACCATCGTCGAGCCCACCAGCGGCAACACCGGGATCGGCCTGGCCATCGTCGCCCAACAGCGGGGCTACCGCTGCACCTTCGTCTGCCCCGACAAGGTCTCGCGCGACAAGGTCGACGTGCTGCGGGCCTACGGCGCCGAGGTGGTGGTGTGCCCGACCGCGGTCGACCCGTCCCACCCCGACTCGTACTACTCGGTGTCGGACCGCCTCACCCGGGAGATCCCGGGTGCCTGGAAGCCCGACCAGTACTCCAACCCGGCCAACCCCGCCTCGCACCACGCCAGCACCGGCCCCGAGCTCTGGGAGCAGACCGACGGGCGCATCACCCACTTCGTCGCCGGTGTCGGCACCGGCGGCACCATCACCGGCACCGGTCGCTACCTGAAGGAGGTCAGCGACGGGCGGGTGCAGGTCGTCGGCGCCGACCCGGTGGGCTCGGTCTACTCCGGGGGCGACGGCCGGCCCTACCTCGTCGAGGGGGTGGGCGAGGACTTCTGGCCCGCCACCTACGACCCCTCGGTGCCCGACCGGGTCATCGCCGTGGCCGACCGGGACAGCTTCCTCATGACCCGCCGCCTGGCCCGGGAGGAGGGCCTCCTGGTGGGCGGCTCGTGCGGCATGGCGGTGGTGGCGGCCCTGGAGGTCGCGGCCGGGGCCGGGCCCGACGACGTGGTCGTGGTGCTGCTGCCCGACGGCGGCCGGGGCTACCTGTCGAAGATCTTCGACGACGGCTGGATGGCCGACTACGGGTTCCTCGACACCAGCGCCGGGGGCCCGACGGTGGCCGAGGTGTTCCACCAGCGCTCCGGCGAGCGGCCCAGCCTCGTCCACGTCCACCCCGACGAGACGGTGGGCTCGGCGGTGGCCATCCTGCGGGAGTACGGCGTGTCGCAGATGCCGGTCCTCACCGCCGAGCCCCCGGTGCGGGCGGCCGAGGTGGCGGGCACGATCTCCGAGCGCGACCTGCTCGACCGCCTGGTCACCGGCGCGGCCACCCTGGACGACGCCATCGAGCCGCACATGTCCCCGCCGCTGCCGCTGATCGGCGGCGGCGAGTCGCTCCCCGAGCTGCTGGCCGCGCTCGAGGGTGCCGACGCCGTGCTGGTCGTGGTCGACGGCACCCCCCGGGGCGTCCTCACCCGCCAGGACGTCCTCGGCCACCTGGCCCAGCAGTGA